The following proteins come from a genomic window of Sebastes fasciatus isolate fSebFas1 chromosome 6, fSebFas1.pri, whole genome shotgun sequence:
- the LOC141769071 gene encoding transducin-like enhancer protein 1 isoform X3: MFPQGRHPAPGQPFKFTIPESLDRIKEEFQFLQAQYHSLKMECEKLASEKTEMQRHYVMYYEMSYGLNIEMHKQTEIAKRLNTICAQVIPFLSQEHQQQVVQAVERAKQVTMAELNAVIGVRGLPGLPPTQQHLSHNHGGAPVPLTPHPAGLHPSQLGGSAGLLALSGALGGVPPHMLGKDVGDKKPHMSGPDSHSSGPEHLREREPGTSNASLPESLRNSDKRRNGPEFSNDTKKRKVEDKDSSHYDSDGEKSDDNLVVDVSNEDPASPRGTPLPSPRENGLDKARLLKKDPCSPASTASSASSSSLKSKEMAMRDKAGTPGQKSSTPTPRGDSTPGPSSTPGIRPSLSKPPSMEIPHPHTAGLRTPLAVPGPYPGAFGMLPHAAGMNGELAGAAGAAAYAAGLHNMSPQMSVAAAAAVAAYGRSPMVGFDPHPHMRVPGMPPSLTGIPGGKPAYSFHVAADGQMQPVPFPPDALVGPGIPRHARQINTLNHGEVVCAVTISNPTRHVYTGGKGCVKVWDISHPGNKSPVSQLDCLNRDNYIRSCRLLPDGRTLIVGGEASTLSIWDLATPTPRIKAELTSSAPACYALAISPDSKVCFSCCSDGNIAVWDLHNQTLVRQFQGHTDGASCIDISNDGTKLWTGGLDNTVRSWDLREGRQLQQHDFTSQIFSLGYCPTGEWLAVGMESSNVEVLHVTKPDKYQLHLHESCVLSLQFAYCGKWFVSTGKDNLLNAWRTPYGASIFQSKESSSVLSCDISVDDKYIVTGSGDKKATVYEVIY; this comes from the exons tACTATGAGATGTCTTATGGCCTCAACATCGAAATGCACAAACAG ACCGAGATTGCCAAGAGACTAAACACCATCTGTGCACAAGTCATTCCCTTCCTCTCACAGGAG CATCAACAGCAGGTGGTCCAAGCCGTGGAGCGAGCCAAACAGGTGACTATGGCAGAGCTAAACGCTGTCATCGGGGTACGTGGACTGCCAGGCCTTCCACCTACA CAGCAGCACCTATCCCATAACCACGGTGGTGCCCCTGTGCCCCTCACCCCTCACCCTGCCGGCCTCCACCCCTCTCAGCTGGGTGGTTCAGCTGGTCTCCTGGCTCTATCAGGAGCACTTGGTGGTGTTCCTCCCCACATGTTGGGAAAAGATGTTGGTGATAAAAAGCCCCACATGTCCGGACCAGACTCACACTCTTCAGGACCTGAGCACCTGAGAG AGCGAGAGCCCGGCACA AGTAACGCATCGTTGCCAGAAAGTCTTCGGAACTCAGATAAGCGACGCAACGGACCCGAGTTTTCAAATGACACCAAGAAACGCAAGGTGGAAGACAAGGACTCTAGCCACTAT GACAGCGACGGGGAGAAAAGTGATGACAATTTAGTGGTGGATGTCTCGAATGAG GATCCAGCCTCCCCTCGTGGCACGCCTCTCCCCTCCCCTAGAGAAAATGGCCTGGATAAAGCACGTCTTCTCAAGAAAGACCCTTGTAGTCCAGCCTCTACTGCATCATCAGccagctcctcctccctcaAGTCCAAAGAGATGGCCATG CGAGACAAGGCAGGAACACCTGGGCAAAAGTCAAGCACACCCACACCTAGAGGGGACTCCACCCCTGGTCCAAGCTCCACCCCTGGAATCCGGCCCAGTCTATCAAAACCCCCGTCCATGGAGATACCTCATCCACACA ctgCAGGTTTGCGGACCCCGCTGGCTGTACCGGGCCCATACCCAGGTGCGTTTGGCATGTTGCCCCACGCAGCAGGGATGAACGGGGAGCTGGCAGGTGCAGCCGGAGCTGCAGCCTATGCTGCTGGACTGCACAACATGTCACCTCAGATGAGTGTGGCTGCTGCGGCCGCTGTGGCTGCGTACGGCCGTTCACCCATG GTTGGTTTTGATCCCCATCCTCACATGCGAGTACCTGGAATGCCTCCCAGTCTGACAGGAATCCCTGGCGGCAAACC TGCTTATTCTTTTCACGTGGCGGCCGATGGACAGATGCAGCCGGTACCGTTCCCCCCGGATGCTTTGGTGGGCCCAGGGATTCCTCGCCACGCCCGTCAGATCAACACACTGAACCATGGAGAGGTGGTGTGCGCCGTTACCATCAGTAACCCCACCCGACATGTTTACACAGGAGGGAAGGGTTGTGTCAAGGTCTGGGACATTAGTCACCCAGGAAACAAGAGCCCGGTGTCGCAGCTTGACTGTCTG AATCGAGACAACTACATCCGCTCCTGTCGTCTCCTCCCTGATGGTCGGACACTCATTGTGGGAGGTGAGGCGAGCACGCTGTCAATCTGGGATTTGGCCACGCCTACTCCCAGGATAAAGGCAGAGTTGACATCATCAGCACCGGCATGTTACGCTCTGGCCATCAGCCCGGACTCCAAGGTCTGCTTCTCTTGCTGCAGTGACGGAAACATCGCCGTTTGGGATTTACACAACCAGACACTCGTTAG GCAGTTCCAAGGCCACACAGATGGAGCCAGCTGTATTGACATCTCCAATGATGGCACCAAGCTGTGGACCGGAGGCCTCGATAACACCGTCCGCTCCTGGGATCTGAGAGAAGGGcggcagctgcagcagcatgaCTTTACATCACAG ATCTTCTCTCTCGGCTACTGTCCGACAGGAGAGTGGCTCGCTGTGGGAATGGAGAGCAGCAACGTTGAGGTCCTTCATGTCACCAAGCCTGACAAATACCAGCTTCATCTACATGAGAGCTGTGTGCTCTCCCTGCAGTTTGCCTACTGTG GTAAATGGTTTGTGAGCACGGGAAAGGATAACCTACTGAATGCCTGGAGAACACCCTATGGAGCCAGCATATTCCAG TCTAAAGAATCATCCTCGGTGTTAAGCTGTGACATATCTGTGGACGACAAATACATCGTCACTGGTTCAGGGGACAAGAAGGCCACTGTTTACGAGGTCATCTACTAA
- the LOC141769071 gene encoding transducin-like enhancer protein 1 isoform X4 encodes MFPQGRHPAPGQPFKFTIPESLDRIKEEFQFLQAQYHSLKMECEKLASEKTEMQRHYVMYYEMSYGLNIEMHKQTEIAKRLNTICAQVIPFLSQEHQQQVVQAVERAKQVTMAELNAVIGVRGLPGLPPTQHLSHNHGGAPVPLTPHPAGLHPSQLGGSAGLLALSGALGGVPPHMLGKDVGDKKPHMSGPDSHSSGPEHLREREPGTSNASLPESLRNSDKRRNGPEFSNDTKKRKVEDKDSSHYDSDGEKSDDNLVVDVSNEDPASPRGTPLPSPRENGLDKARLLKKDPCSPASTASSASSSSLKSKEMAMRDKAGTPGQKSSTPTPRGDSTPGPSSTPGIRPSLSKPPSMEIPHPHTAGLRTPLAVPGPYPGAFGMLPHAAGMNGELAGAAGAAAYAAGLHNMSPQMSVAAAAAVAAYGRSPMVGFDPHPHMRVPGMPPSLTGIPGGKPAYSFHVAADGQMQPVPFPPDALVGPGIPRHARQINTLNHGEVVCAVTISNPTRHVYTGGKGCVKVWDISHPGNKSPVSQLDCLNRDNYIRSCRLLPDGRTLIVGGEASTLSIWDLATPTPRIKAELTSSAPACYALAISPDSKVCFSCCSDGNIAVWDLHNQTLVRQFQGHTDGASCIDISNDGTKLWTGGLDNTVRSWDLREGRQLQQHDFTSQIFSLGYCPTGEWLAVGMESSNVEVLHVTKPDKYQLHLHESCVLSLQFAYCGKWFVSTGKDNLLNAWRTPYGASIFQSKESSSVLSCDISVDDKYIVTGSGDKKATVYEVIY; translated from the exons tACTATGAGATGTCTTATGGCCTCAACATCGAAATGCACAAACAG ACCGAGATTGCCAAGAGACTAAACACCATCTGTGCACAAGTCATTCCCTTCCTCTCACAGGAG CATCAACAGCAGGTGGTCCAAGCCGTGGAGCGAGCCAAACAGGTGACTATGGCAGAGCTAAACGCTGTCATCGGGGTACGTGGACTGCCAGGCCTTCCACCTACA CAGCACCTATCCCATAACCACGGTGGTGCCCCTGTGCCCCTCACCCCTCACCCTGCCGGCCTCCACCCCTCTCAGCTGGGTGGTTCAGCTGGTCTCCTGGCTCTATCAGGAGCACTTGGTGGTGTTCCTCCCCACATGTTGGGAAAAGATGTTGGTGATAAAAAGCCCCACATGTCCGGACCAGACTCACACTCTTCAGGACCTGAGCACCTGAGAG AGCGAGAGCCCGGCACA AGTAACGCATCGTTGCCAGAAAGTCTTCGGAACTCAGATAAGCGACGCAACGGACCCGAGTTTTCAAATGACACCAAGAAACGCAAGGTGGAAGACAAGGACTCTAGCCACTAT GACAGCGACGGGGAGAAAAGTGATGACAATTTAGTGGTGGATGTCTCGAATGAG GATCCAGCCTCCCCTCGTGGCACGCCTCTCCCCTCCCCTAGAGAAAATGGCCTGGATAAAGCACGTCTTCTCAAGAAAGACCCTTGTAGTCCAGCCTCTACTGCATCATCAGccagctcctcctccctcaAGTCCAAAGAGATGGCCATG CGAGACAAGGCAGGAACACCTGGGCAAAAGTCAAGCACACCCACACCTAGAGGGGACTCCACCCCTGGTCCAAGCTCCACCCCTGGAATCCGGCCCAGTCTATCAAAACCCCCGTCCATGGAGATACCTCATCCACACA ctgCAGGTTTGCGGACCCCGCTGGCTGTACCGGGCCCATACCCAGGTGCGTTTGGCATGTTGCCCCACGCAGCAGGGATGAACGGGGAGCTGGCAGGTGCAGCCGGAGCTGCAGCCTATGCTGCTGGACTGCACAACATGTCACCTCAGATGAGTGTGGCTGCTGCGGCCGCTGTGGCTGCGTACGGCCGTTCACCCATG GTTGGTTTTGATCCCCATCCTCACATGCGAGTACCTGGAATGCCTCCCAGTCTGACAGGAATCCCTGGCGGCAAACC TGCTTATTCTTTTCACGTGGCGGCCGATGGACAGATGCAGCCGGTACCGTTCCCCCCGGATGCTTTGGTGGGCCCAGGGATTCCTCGCCACGCCCGTCAGATCAACACACTGAACCATGGAGAGGTGGTGTGCGCCGTTACCATCAGTAACCCCACCCGACATGTTTACACAGGAGGGAAGGGTTGTGTCAAGGTCTGGGACATTAGTCACCCAGGAAACAAGAGCCCGGTGTCGCAGCTTGACTGTCTG AATCGAGACAACTACATCCGCTCCTGTCGTCTCCTCCCTGATGGTCGGACACTCATTGTGGGAGGTGAGGCGAGCACGCTGTCAATCTGGGATTTGGCCACGCCTACTCCCAGGATAAAGGCAGAGTTGACATCATCAGCACCGGCATGTTACGCTCTGGCCATCAGCCCGGACTCCAAGGTCTGCTTCTCTTGCTGCAGTGACGGAAACATCGCCGTTTGGGATTTACACAACCAGACACTCGTTAG GCAGTTCCAAGGCCACACAGATGGAGCCAGCTGTATTGACATCTCCAATGATGGCACCAAGCTGTGGACCGGAGGCCTCGATAACACCGTCCGCTCCTGGGATCTGAGAGAAGGGcggcagctgcagcagcatgaCTTTACATCACAG ATCTTCTCTCTCGGCTACTGTCCGACAGGAGAGTGGCTCGCTGTGGGAATGGAGAGCAGCAACGTTGAGGTCCTTCATGTCACCAAGCCTGACAAATACCAGCTTCATCTACATGAGAGCTGTGTGCTCTCCCTGCAGTTTGCCTACTGTG GTAAATGGTTTGTGAGCACGGGAAAGGATAACCTACTGAATGCCTGGAGAACACCCTATGGAGCCAGCATATTCCAG TCTAAAGAATCATCCTCGGTGTTAAGCTGTGACATATCTGTGGACGACAAATACATCGTCACTGGTTCAGGGGACAAGAAGGCCACTGTTTACGAGGTCATCTACTAA
- the LOC141769071 gene encoding transducin-like enhancer protein 1 isoform X2, producing MFPQGRHPTPHQAPGQPFKFTIPESLDRIKEEFQFLQAQYHSLKMECEKLASEKTEMQRHYVMYYEMSYGLNIEMHKQTEIAKRLNTICAQVIPFLSQEHQQQVVQAVERAKQVTMAELNAVIGVRGLPGLPPTQHLSHNHGGAPVPLTPHPAGLHPSQLGGSAGLLALSGALGGVPPHMLGKDVGDKKPHMSGPDSHSSGPEHLREREPGTSNASLPESLRNSDKRRNGPEFSNDTKKRKVEDKDSSHYDSDGEKSDDNLVVDVSNEDPASPRGTPLPSPRENGLDKARLLKKDPCSPASTASSASSSSLKSKEMAMRDKAGTPGQKSSTPTPRGDSTPGPSSTPGIRPSLSKPPSMEIPHPHTAGLRTPLAVPGPYPGAFGMLPHAAGMNGELAGAAGAAAYAAGLHNMSPQMSVAAAAAVAAYGRSPMVGFDPHPHMRVPGMPPSLTGIPGGKPAYSFHVAADGQMQPVPFPPDALVGPGIPRHARQINTLNHGEVVCAVTISNPTRHVYTGGKGCVKVWDISHPGNKSPVSQLDCLNRDNYIRSCRLLPDGRTLIVGGEASTLSIWDLATPTPRIKAELTSSAPACYALAISPDSKVCFSCCSDGNIAVWDLHNQTLVRQFQGHTDGASCIDISNDGTKLWTGGLDNTVRSWDLREGRQLQQHDFTSQIFSLGYCPTGEWLAVGMESSNVEVLHVTKPDKYQLHLHESCVLSLQFAYCGKWFVSTGKDNLLNAWRTPYGASIFQSKESSSVLSCDISVDDKYIVTGSGDKKATVYEVIY from the exons tACTATGAGATGTCTTATGGCCTCAACATCGAAATGCACAAACAG ACCGAGATTGCCAAGAGACTAAACACCATCTGTGCACAAGTCATTCCCTTCCTCTCACAGGAG CATCAACAGCAGGTGGTCCAAGCCGTGGAGCGAGCCAAACAGGTGACTATGGCAGAGCTAAACGCTGTCATCGGGGTACGTGGACTGCCAGGCCTTCCACCTACA CAGCACCTATCCCATAACCACGGTGGTGCCCCTGTGCCCCTCACCCCTCACCCTGCCGGCCTCCACCCCTCTCAGCTGGGTGGTTCAGCTGGTCTCCTGGCTCTATCAGGAGCACTTGGTGGTGTTCCTCCCCACATGTTGGGAAAAGATGTTGGTGATAAAAAGCCCCACATGTCCGGACCAGACTCACACTCTTCAGGACCTGAGCACCTGAGAG AGCGAGAGCCCGGCACA AGTAACGCATCGTTGCCAGAAAGTCTTCGGAACTCAGATAAGCGACGCAACGGACCCGAGTTTTCAAATGACACCAAGAAACGCAAGGTGGAAGACAAGGACTCTAGCCACTAT GACAGCGACGGGGAGAAAAGTGATGACAATTTAGTGGTGGATGTCTCGAATGAG GATCCAGCCTCCCCTCGTGGCACGCCTCTCCCCTCCCCTAGAGAAAATGGCCTGGATAAAGCACGTCTTCTCAAGAAAGACCCTTGTAGTCCAGCCTCTACTGCATCATCAGccagctcctcctccctcaAGTCCAAAGAGATGGCCATG CGAGACAAGGCAGGAACACCTGGGCAAAAGTCAAGCACACCCACACCTAGAGGGGACTCCACCCCTGGTCCAAGCTCCACCCCTGGAATCCGGCCCAGTCTATCAAAACCCCCGTCCATGGAGATACCTCATCCACACA ctgCAGGTTTGCGGACCCCGCTGGCTGTACCGGGCCCATACCCAGGTGCGTTTGGCATGTTGCCCCACGCAGCAGGGATGAACGGGGAGCTGGCAGGTGCAGCCGGAGCTGCAGCCTATGCTGCTGGACTGCACAACATGTCACCTCAGATGAGTGTGGCTGCTGCGGCCGCTGTGGCTGCGTACGGCCGTTCACCCATG GTTGGTTTTGATCCCCATCCTCACATGCGAGTACCTGGAATGCCTCCCAGTCTGACAGGAATCCCTGGCGGCAAACC TGCTTATTCTTTTCACGTGGCGGCCGATGGACAGATGCAGCCGGTACCGTTCCCCCCGGATGCTTTGGTGGGCCCAGGGATTCCTCGCCACGCCCGTCAGATCAACACACTGAACCATGGAGAGGTGGTGTGCGCCGTTACCATCAGTAACCCCACCCGACATGTTTACACAGGAGGGAAGGGTTGTGTCAAGGTCTGGGACATTAGTCACCCAGGAAACAAGAGCCCGGTGTCGCAGCTTGACTGTCTG AATCGAGACAACTACATCCGCTCCTGTCGTCTCCTCCCTGATGGTCGGACACTCATTGTGGGAGGTGAGGCGAGCACGCTGTCAATCTGGGATTTGGCCACGCCTACTCCCAGGATAAAGGCAGAGTTGACATCATCAGCACCGGCATGTTACGCTCTGGCCATCAGCCCGGACTCCAAGGTCTGCTTCTCTTGCTGCAGTGACGGAAACATCGCCGTTTGGGATTTACACAACCAGACACTCGTTAG GCAGTTCCAAGGCCACACAGATGGAGCCAGCTGTATTGACATCTCCAATGATGGCACCAAGCTGTGGACCGGAGGCCTCGATAACACCGTCCGCTCCTGGGATCTGAGAGAAGGGcggcagctgcagcagcatgaCTTTACATCACAG ATCTTCTCTCTCGGCTACTGTCCGACAGGAGAGTGGCTCGCTGTGGGAATGGAGAGCAGCAACGTTGAGGTCCTTCATGTCACCAAGCCTGACAAATACCAGCTTCATCTACATGAGAGCTGTGTGCTCTCCCTGCAGTTTGCCTACTGTG GTAAATGGTTTGTGAGCACGGGAAAGGATAACCTACTGAATGCCTGGAGAACACCCTATGGAGCCAGCATATTCCAG TCTAAAGAATCATCCTCGGTGTTAAGCTGTGACATATCTGTGGACGACAAATACATCGTCACTGGTTCAGGGGACAAGAAGGCCACTGTTTACGAGGTCATCTACTAA